The Sparus aurata chromosome 15, fSpaAur1.1, whole genome shotgun sequence genomic interval TAGCACCTTTATAAAGTACACAGGTAATAGAGAAATACACAGAAGTTTAATATTACACAAaggaaaaatgtctttttttcttggaAACCCCGTGTGGAGGGGCACATAAAGTATCTTACATAAATGAACAGGCGTGGTTAGAGAGGTCTGCACAGACGCAATCAAACACAGACTCATTTTGCCAATTCAATGTCTGACAGGAGGATGGAAGCTTTACAAATTCTAAATACACTATGCACACTCCCCCTGgagaaaatgaatacatttctgtTAATGTGTCTCTATTTGTCATTTACATTATATACACGTACATCCCCGACCCCACCCCCCAGCCCCCTGCCACAACCTCCCCCCTCGTAATGCAAATAGaaagggtggagggggggtcTCCCCCTAAATTTcattttacaatattaattGCATTCTCTTTTAAATCCTCAACTCAATTTCGGACGTCTGCAATCAGACAGTACAATTTGTGTCGCTCAGATTACTATAGACGTGATTCTGTGAAAGGTTACACTTACAGTTACACACTGTGTAGGGAAATAAAACATCCCAATGCGGCAGTGCATTGTCTTCAACAAACATACAGacgaacacaaaaacaacacctGATCCTTCAGCTGTGTTATATGCAGGTGATGTGATCAGTTTTGAAGATCAGTATTTGGTTCTTCAAATCtcaaatggggggggggggattttaaTCCGACAACATACAGTATACTTTAAATTCATGAACTGTACTGCATAAAACTGTGTAAACCAAATTATAGCTGTCATAAAAACACGGGACAAAAATAATAacttaaaacaatataaaatgtgATGGAACTACATACATTTCTGCTAGGTATGGTTATCCCAAAGCTCATGATCAGGCCTCAAAACAATACAGAGGACATTTTGCACATTCTCACTTTAAATAAAGAGGAAGAGGTCACTTGTTCcgataatgaaaacaaatcattttttggAGAAATTTAGACCTGACCCGACAGATTTTTCTATCAAATAAAAAcggggggggaaaaaacccTCTTAAACCTGCCTGCAGAGCAACTTAAATATGTCTTTCCACTGATGCATTGTCACAGGGTCATGGAAAAACTGTACACAATACACAGGTACTCAATACAAGGCCGGTGAGAGTGCATTTGGATCAATTTGTTGCAATATCGGACTGGTTAGAAGGGactcttgtgtgtttgtgagtgtgtgtagtcCTCGACAGACATACAGTACCGTGTAGTTGCCAGTAATAGATAAGTACAGTACTGTACAGTCACAAAGTATTCACAAAAAGGGTATATACAACAGCTCTGGATACACTGTTGGATCATgcaggatgtgttttttttcttttttttcttcccaaaaAACGATGCAGTTCAACAGTAACAAAACGACAAAAGGAAAGATCAGTACAATCACACAGACGTTTCTATAAAATACAGTGATTTAAAAACTTCTGCAGACGCCTGTAGGATGTTACACCAACATAATATCCAGGCCTGGACACCTTAGAAAAAAGGTGAGGACAACTTTGGTGACGTGTAACTGATTAATTTCAATGTGGGACAaagataaacaaacatgaaaaggacaacggtgataaaaaaagaacaaaaaaaaaacaaaaaacaacaaccccaaaacaaatgattttaaaataataaatataaagatgACAGAAAATGATTTGATCAAGCACGTTTAGGCTGGACAAAGACAACAGGAGCCATTGGCACACATGCACTTGAGAACAAAATGGTGCTGAGTTTGATGAGGAAGAGCGAAAACAttacaataaatacaacaaGAACGACTGCCGAccggctggaggaggagaactgagtggattgttttctctctctctctctctctgtctcttccatCCAGtatttttcttccctcctccgTCTCAAACGTTCTCTCCCCGCTGTCTTTCACATACGCTCGCAGGCAAACAAAAGAGGACAcgtaaacatacacacacacacacacacacacacacatataggtatatatacacacacacacactcacacacatgcacgccaCATTGCACAATGTGCGCTCGTTTCCTCTGTCGACACTGGAGGACGTTTTAGCTTTTCCTGTCAGTGCTCGGATTCTGATGATTCCAGTTattcatctgtctctctctctctctctcacacactctctctctcacacacacacacacacacacacacacacacacacacactgagaagtCCGGGTGTCGAAGGGCATGGCATGTGCCAAAGTTTTGGAAGAACACATTTCAAATAGGTTAAAAACACTCTTACAAgacaatgtttgtttgtttttttcacgatgggaaaattaaaatcaaaaaaaaacaaaacaaaaacaaaaacaaagctacaacacttttctgtctctgctctgtgttGTTTACACATGATGATTATAGCTGCACAGTTTTCAGTTGAAAAGTCACAAAtatcatatatgtatatatataatatcacTTTAGTGCCCGCCAACATGGCTGTAAATGGTGTGTTTTTCCGAGTCAGGCGGTGGAACTGGTGCGTGGAATCTTTAcacaaggaaataaaaaaagggagtgCGGCGATCCTGCTTTCTCCCTGCGAGTTCCCAAACAGGCGCCTCTTTTTCAGCTCCTATGCCACACATTATCTGTTGAgagaccgtgtgtgtgtgtgcgtgcgtgagcATAGGAAGCCGCTTGAAGTGTCGACAGGAGGTCGGTGAAGTGTCTGTGGACGGACAGTCAAACGCGTCACTACTCCCGTTTAGGTGCAAGAGGGGTTTTGTGGGGAGGGGGAGAAAGGCTAGTTGTTCtcgaagagggagaggagatcGTCGTTGCTGTTGCTGGGGAGGTCGGGGGGGTCCAGGTATGATAGTAACTCGTCTGGGTTGGCCAGCTCTGGAAGCAGCTGTGGgtgaaaagaagagagagacgaTGAGTGGCGTGGCGAAACAACCTGAAAAGATATTTATCTTTCTACTGCCGGATGACTTTCAATCATGCTCAAGTGTGCACATAAAGACAGCTAGCGCTGCTCAGAAGCAATCTGAgagtcaaacacaaacatagCACACAGCAAAGAGATGAGAGCAGCTGCACCAGACAATGTTAGCTGTTAAAGAGGAAGCTCATGGTGCCCAAGGGCGGGCACACTTACATCCAGGGAGGGTTCGGGCATATCCTGGGCTCCCTGACCCATCTGCCCATCTGAGGAGGGGTTAAAGTTCAGATCGCTGTGCGGGTGACTGTTCTGCCCAGGCTGCTGAGGCTGCGGCTGCGACTGGCGTGGGGGCTGCGATGATTGGCCGCCGTGATGCAAGGGCGGCCCTGACTGGCCACTGTGATGTAAGGGCAGCCCTGATTGGCTGCCGGGGTGGGGAGACACATGCAAGATCTGCTGCATGGAGTTATGGGACTGATCGGGATGGGACATCTGCAGGTGCGAGAGGGGAGACAGAAAGccagagaaaggaggagagagagcgaagGAGAGAGTGttaagaaggaggaggaggaggaggaggaggggatgcgtgggaggaaagagaggaaaagcgAAATGAGTTCCAGCGTGAATAATATGGAACAGGCCTTCTAAATGGAAGCTGTGATCAGCAGACATGTACAGCTGCAACATTATACGGTGACATGAGCATGTGGGCATGACTGAGCACACATGCTGGCTAGAGGCGCAGGCTGCACCTTGTTCAGACAACAAATCTGAGGCTCCTATTTCAGCGTGGCACAGATTGTCTGGAGACTTTTCTCTGACGAACTATGGCAACGATTTTGCTACAGGACAAAAATGCTCAGCAGTAGATAAATAAGAGGCGTAAAAGTCGGACCAAACTCCTTTCTATTCTCAGACAGTTATTGGTGCAATGGCTTGAGAAAGAAAGCACACTGTGCAGTCAAATGGTCCCTGTCAGAGTTTTGATATTACTTTTTATATATGATGTTTACGGATTCATATTACTGCTGTCTTAATGTGTATTTTGCATTAGATGTTTAAGGGCTGAGCGGAGCTTAACTAATTTATATACGAGTACTTTAATCCATAGAGATGCATCAGTTTCTAGTTTTTTCAACCCATAAAGGAACACCTCATCTTTCAGTGTATCTGAATAATTCAAATTCTGAATCACTACATTTGAAGATACATGGTTTTGACTAAGCAGTAAAGGACAATCTGAAAAGAaacaagtaactaaagctgtcagacaaatgtagtggggtaaaaagtacaatatttgcctctgacaTGATGTGACCCAGAAggtttttgttgtatttatcTTATTCATTATCGATTTTATTCTATCAATTCATGATATTTTGTTAATTTCCATCCTTAATCGCCATAATCTAAATGTGCTTTTGCAACACCTATGAAATACAACGCCAGCGAGTATATTTTATCATAAAGTGAAAATACTCAACTAAAGTACCTTGAATTTGCACTGAAGTACAgagcttgagtaaatgtacttgggTTGCATTCCGCCACTGCCCCACTGTACTCACCGCATCATTCATGCCGTGGTTAAGGGGCTTGTCCTGCGAGAGGAGACCACCAGGTCCATCTGGGGGATGGGAGAGCTGCGGGCCCTGGATGAAGTCATTCATGGGGgggcctcctccacctcctcctccgacTCCACCACCAGAGGGGTTCCCATGAGGGAAGTCAAAGTTCCCTTGGCTGTGGTAACTGTTGCCTTGAAGgacaaaagaacaaacagaGTTCTATCAGGAGGCTAAGTGCAGTTTGCTGACTCGTTGATCAATCCCTACTGTTGCAAAAAGTTATCTCTTCAAAGTGGGTTACATAACGGGATATACaagctcttcttttttttttactgttatctAACATTTATCAAAGCAACGAGcttacaacattttaaaacaggttCAGCACAAAACTCTCCTTGGGgctgtttctttgtttaatgCACTGGAGGCACATCAGtagttttaaaatgcaaaacagctCACTTTCCCAACAAATGTATCTACACAGCAGGATCCTGGCTGCTTTTCTTTACCTGCTCCGGGGTAATCTCCCCCGTTGCCGCTGCCATGTTGACCAGGGTGAGGGGGGTAGGGGCTGGGGCCTGGTCCGTGGCCAGGACCCGGTCCTGGGCCGGGGCCAGGCCCTAGCTGGGCGATCATCTCCATCACATTGGGCATGGTCATCTGACTGGGGCTCATGGTCTTAAAGCGCTTGGCAAGTGGTCCGTCGGGGTCCTCTTTGATGTGTAGCTCCGACTTAATGGGGACAGGTCTCCAGCTACATGTCGGGTCTATATTGACCTCCTCAAACTCCGAGCTGTTAAAGGAGaacgtgtgtttttttaattttgaaacaATGGACTCAAAGCCACGTCTGGATTTTAGCAGCAGAAAGAGAGGCAGCTTACTTTTGGATGGCATTAAGGATTCCCCACATGTACTGATCCACCTCCAGACCCTCTAATAATGCCGTTTTactgaaaggagaaaaaaacgcATTGCACACAATTAATTAGACGCGTTCCATGTTCGTAATTCCACCTTCACACCCCCCTCAAACAGAACAACCTCTCACTTACTTGCACACAGGACACCTCCATGTCCCCCGCTCACAATTGAGCTGCAGGTAGGACTCCAGATCAAAGCACTGTAGAGAACAACGTCATGATCCGTCAGAATGATCTCTCCCTATTTCATGAGCGATAAAGTTTAGACGCCTCTTCAAATCTGAACAAACCTGGACATGTTTGCAGTCGTGCCCTCGCGCGGGTAGCTGGATGCGTCGGAAGGTAATGGGACATTTCAGCGACACTTTAATGGCCGTCTGCTCCACGCCGTCCTCCCCGTTGAGAGTGGTGTTACCTGCGGAGGCTGCCACGCTGCTGAAGTTCCTcttgactaaaaaaaaaaaacaaaaaacaaagtgtttcagAGGGAGGGGATTACTTTGTGTACACTTGCTGGTGCACTTCAAGACCTATTTCAAAGCAAACCATACGGAGAAACAGGTGTACGTCTGTGTAATTAAGATGTACTTATGCATATTAACTACactgaagagacaaaaaaacGAGCCGTACTCTTGGTGATGCAGTGTTCTGCAGGAAGGAGTCTTTTCTTCAGGAGCCCCTGGAGGACGGAGCGCACAGATGGCCTGTGGACCAGCTGCAGCACGAACAGGTGGGACTGCAGAGCAACACGAGAACATAAGAGACAAACAGTCTATTTAGCAGAGCGCATACACTAAGTCAAATCATCTGTGTGACGATCATCCCATCTGATCAACTCCGCTGAGCGAAAATAAGCGCAATTCCGGTACTGTTGTACTCACACAACAGCAGGCGGTGACTGTGATCTGGATGGTGTTTCTTCCAGGTTGGCATACGTGTTTCAGGTGCAGGGGCTTGTGGGAGGTTTTGTTGTCCCCCCTCTCGATGGTGAGCGGAGTGGCGTTGACGCTGACCTGGACGGAGGCGGGCCAGTTGGTGTTCCCCTGCCTGTCTTCATGGTGGTAGCATTTGAACTGCAGCTCGAGGTCCGACCTGGGGGAGCAATAGGACAAAAAAGGAGAGACCAGATTTAATATGCTTGTGAGCATTTAGCTTAAAACTATCGCACTCTCTTATCCTAATAGAGGAAGTAACGGATGATGAATAGCTGACTGAtctttttgtgcctaaacaaactaaataaagaacttctctttgttttcacgaaCAGACTGAACAGGCATGCTTGAATAACACAGTTTTACTTTACTGCAGTCAAATCAAACGACGAAAATAATTGAAAGGCATTTAAAACACATACATATTCATTCTCTATCGCTCCGACATCTGCTAGGCATCCGAAAGAGCCCCACAAATAGATATACAACGATGAAAGTATAACAGCAATAACTGTAATTGTTTGGGATACATGTTAGTAGTGATGGAACACTTAGCTAGTCATTTTTGAGAATATTCTGCTTAATACATAGCACGAGtaattaaagcaacaatatCTGATATTACTGGACACATGGTAGAACTGTCTTAACCCTGAGTGACCAAAAGTTCCTTTAAGAACGGTATGTTGAGGATGTTTTATGTCACATGTCATTGTTCAGTATTCAGTATCAGTATTCCCTGAGTTTGTGGGAGACTATGCCGGTGAGTTTCTGGGTCCTCCCCCAAGAAAGTCGTTTTTAATTAATAACATGCAATTCCACATCCCTTTAGAGCAGTATTAACACCGTATGAATGACAAAAAGAAACACTACAGCTGATAACCCAATAACTGCTACAGAAGTCTGCTGGGGTCTAATTACATCCATTAGATCCATTAGATCCGTGCTGCTTTCCACAATGATAATACAATCATTTGGCTTTATTATGGCAGGGAAAACTCTGTGATGGCGGTGCAGACTGTGCACTAATAGGAGTGCAAATACACTGGAAGTGGAGGCTTTATGAGGCGGTCCTACCTCCACATGAGGGTCTGGTGGACGGAGGGTCGTAGGTGGAAAACGTGGTTACTGACAGCCAGGTTGTGCTCCAAGCGGAACGGCTCCAGCACCACTCCATCCCTGACTGGGAACGTCAGCCGCAGCTCCTCGTTGGGGTTAGCTgagtgggagggaaaaaaacagagggtTAACTTTGAACTATCGCTGGTTAAATCACACAATCCGGGAGATGGGTATTATCCAGTGCTTCGCAGGAACTAAATGTTTGAGAGCTGCAGGGACACTCACTTGGAGGGGGCGGTAGGGCTGTCATATTTGGTTTCATGTCGGGTGGAAACGGGGGCTTCACATCCTGGTTTGGCGACAGGTATGGAGGAATACCACTTCCTGGGGTCATAGGGGGTGTGGGGTTACCAGGCACCGGGGAGTGGGGGTAGTTGCCGGGCCTGGGGGGCTGTTGAAGGCAGGAAAGTGcaataatgaaaacatctgACAGAACTCACTTCACATGTGCGACTGGGTCGGATTTAGCACAAACATACCCCGTTGCCTTGGCTGTATGGGTATCCACCTCCAGAGAAGTTGGTGCTCTGACCGTTAAAGGGCTCCTGCTGCAGAGGACATAAAAAAAGGAACGATAAATATAAGTAATATTCTGTCTGTTCCAGTCTTGCACAGTGAATGCTGGTGTAGAAAATGGACGGATGAATAATGTGGCATAACAGACCTTATAGTACTGGCCCATGGGCATGCCAGGAGGGTACTGTCCTTGGCCCTGCTGCCCTGGCATCCTCTGGCCGGGGTAGTTGGGGGATGGCAGCGGCCTGGAGGCGTTCGAGGTGGGGTACTGCCCCTGCTGTGGTGGGAACTGACTGTTCGGCCCGTACTGCTGACCCGCGTAACTCGCCTGGGAGACGAAAGTTACAGGAAAAGGTATTACACATGTGTTTTAGGTGTTCATTGATACAGAGGGCTCCATTTTCAAGTTTTTATGGTTAAATATGGAATATGTGACTCATAGCATTCAAGTCTGAtttgaacagaaacacagtttgttaaTAATTAGATTCCCAGCGGTCCCGTCACCTTGTCAGGAGATTTCAGTAATTATCGAAGTTCCACAGCACCTCTAGCAAAATGAAGCGCACGTATCacttctcctgctgctgtgtgatgaCTACAGGGGTTTAATCAACTGCACGGAAAAGATCTGACATTCTACAAGTTGTGGGAAAACTCGCTCCTTTTACAGAACATCAGTTTTTATTGAACTTGTCTCATGTGAATGATATGGTGGGGTAAGAGCCTTCCTTAATCATATTAATCTTGAGGCACATATCAATCTGCAGTAAATGAAAGGGGAACAACTCCCTTCTCCCACTGCGGCGCAAACACGTCCGTTTTAGTGCCAGAAAAACAAGCGTGGAGGCAAAGAAATAGACTTGTACACCCCAAAAAGTGCATACTCCCTTGTGCTGGCTTTGCTTTATTGTGTCGTTTAAATCACAGTATCTTTCCACTCACCTCTCCAGGATACGGCCTCTTCATCCCCTGCATGGGCATCCCCTGTCGAGGTCCTCCGGGATACCCTTGCTGTGGCATCCGTTGGCCGTGAGCGGCGAAAGGCCCCATGCCTGGGGTACGCGCCTGGTTCATGCCCATGGGAGGCCCGCTCATATTAGGGTTGTTCATGGCTGATCCCATGCTGGCTGGATTCATGCCTCCAGGGGGGCCCCGTGGGCCTGGCTGGTTCATGAACTGGCTGTTATAGGCCTGAGCGGGGCCCATTTGGAACGATGAACACATCTGGAGGCAAAAAAGAAGGTCGCAGTGTTTAATACGATCAGTCCGGATCTCAGGAAGGGGGTTGGATAATAGGTTCCTGTGTCTATTTCTATCTAATTCTGTAAACATCGATTAGCAAGtgtgcactgtacctgtccatACTGGTTCATATCTTTGTTCTGGGTTTCCTGCAGAGCCGCTACCGTGGCTGTCGCCGTGGCTGTTGCagtggcggcagcagcagcgacagcagcagctgcagcggcgGCAGCTGGCTGAGTGAAGTCACCAGGAGGACGTGTGTGGGAGGTCATTCCCATACCACCTGGGGGAGCGTTTGGACCTCCAGagtaactggaaaaaaaaaaataaaaaaaaataaaaaatcacatgtttCAATCATTATAGTAAAAGTCACTGCTtgattctttttaaaaatagagctGTATCCAGTCTCTTACCTCCCACTGTATCCCCCAGGACCTCCGGGGTAGCCAGGCCTGCCGTACATGCCCTGCTGCATGTACGGCTGGTTGGAGCCTCCTTTGTTTGgaaactgttgctgctgagcaCTGAACTGGGGTGAGTTGAGCCCTGCTGCGCTGGCAGACATACCTGATCCCATAGGGTTACCTCCAGGATTCATGGGGTTATTGCTATTTGCCATTGGGTTCCCAAGCACCTGGATTTAACAGGACACAACACGGGGAAATAAAATATCCATTAGGTTTGTAGAATAAACACAGAAGATAATCCTTTTGAGTGAAGAACTTATAATGAGAGAGCGGATGCTGTTCATGCATGGACATACCTGACTCTGTGACGTATTGGTCACACCCCACACTGTTGTAACCACAGACAATGACCCAGGGGGCTGGTTGGTGTTTTGTTGCCAGGGGACAGAGTCATAGGGAAAGGATCCATCACTGGAAAGTAGATCAAAACAAGAACATGTGCCTGATGTCACTTGGAGTTTGGACCAGCTAATAAAAGAGCCAACAGAAAGCCGACGGGGTTGCAAATCAGTCCAGAAATGTGAATAATTTGGGAATTCTTCTCGCCAAAATGTTAGGCAATTTGAAACGTTTGGCGTTCAGTTTCAAAACACGTTCGTCAGCCAGGATATGTGCTAATGGCTGCCGAGCGAGATGAGTAAAAAGCTCCAAATGAGCCGATAAGGAGTTgaatgctcacacacacatacacacacacacacacgtaaaaacTAAATATGATTAAATGGTTTCTTTGAGTTGTTGATAAGTCTTTGGATGTGGCTAGGTAGAGAGCAGTTGGAATGTTTCGCAttcagattaaaacaaatatcagGGCAAAATGTGAGAGTCTGTTACATATAATAAACAAGCTAATTCCTCATGGGGAGAGGCAAGTGGCCAGTGGAGTGGGAAGGAACTGCtgtttttggagagcagcttgttttcGCTCAGAGGTCCGCTCTTGGAATGGCCGACGTGTTCAATATTTCCTCATAAAGGCACAACAGTATCCCATGATCCTCAGCAGAGGCAAACAGGACTGCTGGCTAACTCCGAGCTTtctttcagagagagagagcacacagTGTTCTCCAAAGACATTACTTCACAGCTCCCTTCCCTGCCGGCTTGTCGCTCCACCCCAAATCACCTCAGCTCCACTCGATGTGAACCTGGCTCTCGTCCAAACCCGTGGAAATCCTGTGTGTCTTGTGCGCTGAATTCAAGATAATACCTTAATAAAGACCAGAGCCACAAACTGCACTCAGTTTCTCGAATATACTACGGTGAACCTTGACACAATTTGTGAGAATGCATCATCCAAACATctcggggaggggggggggggaagcagaGAAAAGGCTACCTTGAAAAGGCTCCAGGAAAATAGTGGCAGGTACCAATTTGTCTgtcataaataatttaaaatcatTTACTGCAGACAAGcttataattttcttttcttacatttctgttctctgtctgtctctgctgtacGTCCACTCTGACACCTACATCTCCCAagacgcgcgcacgcacacacacgcgcgcgcgcgcacacacacacacatgcacctacCAACAGCACACATCTAAACACATACCACCACCAAACATGTATTTCATCTTGTCTGTTATAGTTATTTTAAGTATGTTGTGTTAACGTCTGTTTATCCACCTGttgtgtcattttatttttcacaataaacaATATACATACATTAGAATGCTGTGTAACATATCTGGTAGAATTCTATAcgatttatttcactgttatttTTTGCAAATTGCAAAAGCAACACGGGTTACACTGTGCAACATCATCACTACACggtacatttagatttaactaaacttatttcactgttaatacTGTTTCACTgataataaaatgctttataaactatgtgtatgtatgtatataaatatatatatatgtctgcTGCACTCTGATTGTACTGGTGTCTATTAAACTGCTTAATTCAGGTTGGCTGTGTTTTAACCTCACCTCTGTTGGCTTCTTTCACATGATTGTCTGCAGTAACAGAGAAATGGCGGATGGCAGAGTCAAACAGTGTTGTGAAAAGtgcccaaaagtcatacttgagtaaaattaaAGGTATCGCGTTcaattattacttttgtaaaagtaaaagtcgCCCGTACGAGCAGTCCTAAAGTATCTGATAGCAAATgttcttaaaggtgcattatgtaaaaTTGGCCACCTCATTAATTGTCTAAACAAATTGAGGGTAACatgtcaccagagtaaccgctatgtgctgctaactgtagctgccaccAGCTAGTTAGCCCATTTAGCTCTGCAGCTAACAGTCTGAACTGGGGTCACGGAGCACCGGGGAAGTGTTGGTGATCATACGGTGTATTCAATATAATGTATACTGGGCTCATCTAATCATTGGTCTAGCCGATGATCTCCGACTTGAgttggtgtgtttttcttttttttatatttgactgcagataaaataaataaagcactattttggttctgatgcagcatgttgTCTTGAAGGTAACCATTAACTAAAGCTATCAACTAAATGCAGTGgatttaaggtactatatttgcttccaaaatgtcatgtttaaggataaagtagcagaaaatggaaactcaAGCA includes:
- the zmiz1a gene encoding zinc finger MIZ domain-containing protein 1a isoform X2 produces the protein MNTLPSMDRHIQQTNDRLLCIKQHLQNPANFHSAATELLDWCGDPRAFQRPFEQSLMGCLTVVSRVAAQQGFDLDLGYRLLAVCAANRDKFTPKSAETSTCRRCQSDSALLSSWCEELGRLLLLRHQKNRQNEPQGKVPMQPSMNSMKPGLTHSDGSFPYDSVPWQQNTNQPPGSLSVVTTVWGVTNTSQSQVLGNPMANSNNPMNPGGNPMGSGMSASAAGLNSPQFSAQQQQFPNKGGSNQPYMQQGMYGRPGYPGGPGGYSGSYSGGPNAPPGGMGMTSHTRPPGDFTQPAAAAAAAAVAAAAATATATATATVAALQETQNKDMNQYGQMCSSFQMGPAQAYNSQFMNQPGPRGPPGGMNPASMGSAMNNPNMSGPPMGMNQARTPGMGPFAAHGQRMPQQGYPGGPRQGMPMQGMKRPYPGEASYAGQQYGPNSQFPPQQGQYPTSNASRPLPSPNYPGQRMPGQQGQGQYPPGMPMGQYYKQEPFNGQSTNFSGGGYPYSQGNGPPRPGNYPHSPVPGNPTPPMTPGSGIPPYLSPNQDVKPPFPPDMKPNMTALPPPPTNPNEELRLTFPVRDGVVLEPFRLEHNLAVSNHVFHLRPSVHQTLMWRSDLELQFKCYHHEDRQGNTNWPASVQVSVNATPLTIERGDNKTSHKPLHLKHVCQPGRNTIQITVTACCCSHLFVLQLVHRPSVRSVLQGLLKKRLLPAEHCITKIKRNFSSVAASAGNTTLNGEDGVEQTAIKVSLKCPITFRRIQLPARGHDCKHVQCFDLESYLQLNCERGTWRCPVCNKTALLEGLEVDQYMWGILNAIQNSEFEEVNIDPTCSWRPVPIKSELHIKEDPDGPLAKRFKTMSPSQMTMPNVMEMIAQLGPGPGPGPGPGHGPGPSPYPPHPGQHGSGNGGDYPGAGNSYHSQGNFDFPHGNPSGGGVGGGGGGGPPMNDFIQGPQLSHPPDGPGGLLSQDKPLNHGMNDAMSHPDQSHNSMQQILHVSPHPGSQSGLPLHHSGQSGPPLHHGGQSSQPPRQSQPQPQQPGQNSHPHSDLNFNPSSDGQMGQGAQDMPEPSLDLLPELANPDELLSYLDPPDLPSNSNDDLLSLFENN
- the zmiz1a gene encoding zinc finger MIZ domain-containing protein 1a isoform X4, producing MNTLPSMDRHIQQTNDRLLCIKQHLQNPANFHSAATELLDWCGDPRAFQRPFEQSLMGCLTVVSRVAAQQGFDLDLGYRLLAVCAANRDKFTPKSAALLSSWCEELGRLLLLRHQKNRQNEPQGKVPMQPSMNSMKPGLTHSDGSFPYDSVPWQQNTNQPPGSLSVVTTVWGVTNTSQSQVLGNPMANSNNPMNPGGNPMGSGMSASAAGLNSPQFSAQQQQFPNKGGSNQPYMQQGMYGRPGYPGGPGGYSGSYSGGPNAPPGGMGMTSHTRPPGDFTQPAAAAAAAAVAAAAATATATATATVAALQETQNKDMNQYGQMCSSFQMGPAQAYNSQFMNQPGPRGPPGGMNPASMGSAMNNPNMSGPPMGMNQARTPGMGPFAAHGQRMPQQGYPGGPRQGMPMQGMKRPYPGEASYAGQQYGPNSQFPPQQGQYPTSNASRPLPSPNYPGQRMPGQQGQGQYPPGMPMGQYYKQEPFNGQSTNFSGGGYPYSQGNGPPRPGNYPHSPVPGNPTPPMTPGSGIPPYLSPNQDVKPPFPPDMKPNMTALPPPPTNPNEELRLTFPVRDGVVLEPFRLEHNLAVSNHVFHLRPSVHQTLMWRSDLELQFKCYHHEDRQGNTNWPASVQVSVNATPLTIERGDNKTSHKPLHLKHVCQPGRNTIQITVTACCCSHLFVLQLVHRPSVRSVLQGLLKKRLLPAEHCITKIKRNFSSVAASAGNTTLNGEDGVEQTAIKVSLKCPITFRRIQLPARGHDCKHVQCFDLESYLQLNCERGTWRCPVCNKTALLEGLEVDQYMWGILNAIQNSEFEEVNIDPTCSWRPVPIKSELHIKEDPDGPLAKRFKTMSPSQMTMPNVMEMIAQLGPGPGPGPGPGHGPGPSPYPPHPGQHGSGNGGDYPGAGNSYHSQGNFDFPHGNPSGGGVGGGGGGGPPMNDFIQGPQLSHPPDGPGGLLSQDKPLNHGMNDAMSHPDQSHNSMQQILHVSPHPGSQSGLPLHHSGQSGPPLHHGGQSSQPPRQSQPQPQQPGQNSHPHSDLNFNPSSDGQMGQGAQDMPEPSLDLLPELANPDELLSYLDPPDLPSNSNDDLLSLFENN
- the zmiz1a gene encoding zinc finger MIZ domain-containing protein 1a isoform X3 — encoded protein: MNTLPSMDRHIQQTNDRLLCIKQHLQNPANFHSAATELLDWCGDPRAFQRPFEQSLMGCLTVVSRVAAQQGFDLDLGYRLLAVCAANRDKFTPKSAALLSSWCEELGRLLLLRHQKNRQNEPQGKVPMQPSMNSMKPGLTHRQSCERSQQSDGSFPYDSVPWQQNTNQPPGSLSVVTTVWGVTNTSQSQVLGNPMANSNNPMNPGGNPMGSGMSASAAGLNSPQFSAQQQQFPNKGGSNQPYMQQGMYGRPGYPGGPGGYSGSYSGGPNAPPGGMGMTSHTRPPGDFTQPAAAAAAAAVAAAAATATATATATVAALQETQNKDMNQYGQMCSSFQMGPAQAYNSQFMNQPGPRGPPGGMNPASMGSAMNNPNMSGPPMGMNQARTPGMGPFAAHGQRMPQQGYPGGPRQGMPMQGMKRPYPGEASYAGQQYGPNSQFPPQQGQYPTSNASRPLPSPNYPGQRMPGQQGQGQYPPGMPMGQYYKQEPFNGQSTNFSGGGYPYSQGNGPPRPGNYPHSPVPGNPTPPMTPGSGIPPYLSPNQDVKPPFPPDMKPNMTALPPPPTNPNEELRLTFPVRDGVVLEPFRLEHNLAVSNHVFHLRPSVHQTLMWRSDLELQFKCYHHEDRQGNTNWPASVQVSVNATPLTIERGDNKTSHKPLHLKHVCQPGRNTIQITVTACCCSHLFVLQLVHRPSVRSVLQGLLKKRLLPAEHCITKIKRNFSSVAASAGNTTLNGEDGVEQTAIKVSLKCPITFRRIQLPARGHDCKHVQCFDLESYLQLNCERGTWRCPVCNKTALLEGLEVDQYMWGILNAIQNSEFEEVNIDPTCSWRPVPIKSELHIKEDPDGPLAKRFKTMSPSQMTMPNVMEMIAQLGPGPGPGPGPGHGPGPSPYPPHPGQHGSGNGGDYPGAGNSYHSQGNFDFPHGNPSGGGVGGGGGGGPPMNDFIQGPQLSHPPDGPGGLLSQDKPLNHGMNDAMSHPDQSHNSMQQILHVSPHPGSQSGLPLHHSGQSGPPLHHGGQSSQPPRQSQPQPQQPGQNSHPHSDLNFNPSSDGQMGQGAQDMPEPSLDLLPELANPDELLSYLDPPDLPSNSNDDLLSLFENN